The segment CCGAGCTCATCTGCAGGCTGGAGCGAGGAGAGACGCCGTGCGTTCCAGACCCCCCCGGGGAGCAGCGGAGGCACCGCAGCCCAGTGCCGGGCGGGTCCCGGGGGTCCGTGGCAGCGGTGGGTTGTTCCATCAGCAGAAGCTGGGGAGACTCATCCCAAAGCCAGCTCAGAGGGACCTCGGCGAACCACTCAGGacaacctcagctctccccCATGATACCCCCCCAGCCTTTGCAGAAGCCGCTCCCCACGTGTCCTGAGTGCAACAAGAGCTTCAGGACCCGGACTGCATTGGCCATCCACGAGCGGAGCCACACGGGCGAGCGCCCCTTCACCTGCCCTGAATGCGGCAAGAACTTCATCCAGAAACAACACCTGGTGaagcaccagcgcatccacaccggCGAACGCCCCTTTGCCTGTGTTGTCTGTGGTTATCAATTCAGCCGAAAGCAACACCTGCTCActcaccagcgcatccacaccggCGAGCGTCCCTttgcctgcagccactgcaaCCACTGCTTCAGCCAAAAGCAACAATTGGTTatccaccagcgcatccacactggCGAGCGCCCCTTCACTTGTCCCAATTGTGACCACCGCTTCAGCCGGAAGGAGCATCTGGTCActcaccagcgcatccacacgggCGAGCGACCCTTCACCTGCTCCGActgcggcaagagcttcagaCGCAAGAGTGATCTTGTCatccaccagcgcatccacactggCGAGCGACCCTTCACCTGCTCCGActgtggcaagagcttcagccgcAAGAGTGACCTTGTCagccaccagcgcatccacacgggCGAGCGTCCCTTTACGTGTCCCAATTGTGACCACCGCTTCAGCCGGAAGGAGCATTTGATCActcaccagcgcatccacacgggTGAGCGACCCTTTACCTGCTCCgactgcagcaagagcttcagagagaagggGGCTCTGATCaagcaccagcgcatccacTCCACTGAGCCCCCTTCGCTGCTCCAACTGTGACAAGAACTTCATCTGGAAGTGTGTCCTGACGAATCACCGGTGTGTACACACTGGTGAGCGTCCCTttgcctgcagccactgcaaCCACCACTTCAGCCCTCACCTCCACTCTGGCCCAGCCCCCTGGTTGCTGGAGAAGACCCCCTCCATGTTCCCTGAGTGCAAGAAGAGCTTTAGGAACCAGACTGCACTGGCCATCCATGAACAGAGCCACACGGGTGAGTGGCCCTTCACCTGCTCCAGGTGTAGCAAGAGCTTCCTCCAGAAGGACTCCCTGATCAaccaccagcgcatccacacagGTGAGTGCCCCTTTGCCTTTATTGACTGTGGGAAGAGCTTTAGCAACACCATCTCCCTTCTCAGGTGTAAGTGAATCCACAGTGGTGAGAAGCCCTTTTCCTGTGTcagctgcagcaagagcttcagccagaagggTGCCCTGATCaagcaccagcgcatccacaccggTGAGAAACCCTACAAGTGTGATGATTGCAGCGAGGCCTACAGCCAGAAGTCTGATCTGAAGAAACACCAGCGGCTGCACCAGGGCCCACAGGGTGACTGCCTTGGCAGCCCGGTGGCCTCTGAAGCTGATGCTGAGGGTCCCACGTGGacagatgctgctttctttttcctatttgagACTAAATCAAAAGCTTCTTGGTGCTGATGACAAGCAGTGAGCTCCACGGCAGCACAGCGTGCGCCACTGCTCTCCAGCGGCAGCAGCTCGGGCCCCACATCCCCTCGCTCATCCCTCTAAATCCCCTTCCTGGCCTGTTCTAGCTGGGACAGGGCGAGAGGCTGGGATGTGCCCGGGAGCTCTGGTGGGCAGATGGATGAAGCAGTGCTGTGGCGGAGCTCGAGGGCTGTGGGTATGGGATTGTCTGGATGCAAGGTGCAGCCCATGCCGGGCCCAGCGGAGCTTGCTTGAACTGCCTGCCCTTCCCATCAGCTTTGAACAATACTTGTGTCAGCACAGGAGCACAAAGTCACTGGTGCCTCGAGTTTCCTTCAGCTGGATGGGGGTTTCAGTGCAAAGATACGAGGTGGGGGAGGGTATGATCAGATTCTACTGCGGGCAGCATCTGGCTGGGACACTGCCCTATCCCCACAGAGGACACTGGTCAGGTTGTGTGGTAGACCACAATTCACCATCTGCTTTGCAAGTTAAGGAgtttttctgtccttgctgCCTCCTGCTGGAGGCACCAACAGGTCCTGCAAGGCACCCAGCTGGGACAAGGCCAGGGCACACCTGAGCCTGGCAGGGACCCAGCACTCCTGCCAGAGAGGAGGCCAGCAGCCCAGCATCCCAGTCTCCCACCCAGACACGGATCTCAGCATTCCCGTATCCTGCAGGGGCCCCAGCTCCCCAGCCaggcagcaactgcagcagcagctcctctccaggCAGGACGCTGGGGGAACTGCACTGCCCAGCATCTCAATCGGAAGGGCCCCAGTTTCCCAGcaccccagcccctctccccagtgCTGTCTGCCCACCTGCTCCCCCCGCCATGCCCCAGGCTCCCTGAGACTCCAAGGCCATCTCTCCATCGCCGGTGGTGGAGAAGACACGGCCACCACTCACTCCACTCAAGGGTTGTTGTTGCTTGCATGCTCCGGGTTAGTtcatcctctttctctttcatgtcTTCAGCTCAGGGCTGTTTCACAGGCTCCCTcagttcctgcagctgcagctcctcactttcattgtcttttccttctggTGTGCTGGTACAAGATGAGGTAGCAtttctggctgaagctcttccCGCGTGTCTGGCAGGTGAAGGGCTTCTCGCCCCTGTGGATGCACTGATGTTTGGTCAGGGAGACCCTGTGGCTGAAGCTCTTATCACAGTCGGTGCAGGTGAAGGGGCACTCGCCCACATGGCTCTGCACGTGGATGGCCAGCAAACTCTGGCTCCTGAAGCTCTTCTTGCACTTGGGACACCTTAGGGGCATCTTTTTCAGCAGCTGGGGGGCCTGCAAGGGGTGGAGCTGAGGGTGCCCCCAGGCTCCCACTGACCTGGCTGAGGGATGAACTCCAGCAACTTGTGCTGGTGGAAGAAGCCACCGCTGCCACAAACCTTTGGAGCCTCCCCGGCACAGGGCTGCAGTGCCTCCTCCGCACCCCGGGGCAGTTGGCACACAGGGTGTCTCTCCTCGCCTCCAGATTGCAGATGATCTCAGGCTTGACGGTGGCCTACCCTGTCCGGGGCACAGAGAGAAGCACCCACTGCCACACTGCctggatggcagcagcagctccagcacccaCAGTCCCAGCACCTGCAGTCCTGGTGGCCCTGGCCCAAACACCCCCAGCCCCAACATCCCTAgtcccagcactcccaggatctccagccccagcagccacagccccagcacccccaaccCAAACAtccccagccctggcagccccagcccaaACACTCCCTGCCTCAGCACCCCAGGCTGAAACACCCCCAGCCACAACATCCCTAGTCCCAGGAACCCCAGGatctccagccccagcacccccaaccCAAacatccccagccctgccagccccaccCAAACACCCCCTGCCTCAGCACCCCAGGCTGAAACAGCCCCAGCACCCGCAGCCCAGATTGGATGGCAAGGGATTAATATCCCCTGATCCTGGGCACCTCCATCCATTGCGTGCCTGGCACCTTGGCCATCCTGGCATCAGCGAAGCACCAGGGTACAATCGGCCAAAGAACTCCACAGCTCCCACTCAGAGCACATATCGCTCATGCCTCACCTGCACTAAAGGTCATCCGAGTCTCACTTCTAGAGGAAAACAAGGCTCATTATCCCTAAAAGGACAATGATCAGTACAACATGTTCTAATGCTAAAGCGGCAACATAACAGCCAAACAATTACGCACAGAGATgtgtcttttgtcttttcctctggaatattttcttccaccTCACTGCCTTTGAACAGCCCCACACTGCCTTAGAGATTGGAGCAGTGTCATTGTGACACAAGCACCAACGCATCCACACCAGGGAGCATCCCTTCACCTGAAGAGActgcggcaagagcttcagGCAGAAACCACACCTGATCAAGCACCAGCTCATCCACAGTGATGAGAAGCCCTTCACCTGTGTCTGCTGTGGCAACACCTTCAGCCAGAAGGGACCCCTGATCACCCATCAGTGCAT is part of the Cuculus canorus isolate bCucCan1 chromosome 2, bCucCan1.pri, whole genome shotgun sequence genome and harbors:
- the LOC128851203 gene encoding zinc finger protein 79-like, with the translated sequence MDGGAQDQGILIPCHPIWAAGAGAVSAWGAEAGGVWVGLAGLGMFGLGVLGLEILGFLGLGMLWLGVFQPGVLRQGVFGLGLPGLGMFGLGVLGLWLLGLEILGVLGLGMLGLGVFGPGPPGLQVLGLWVLELLLPSRQCGSGCFSLCPGQGRPPSSLRSSAIWRRGETPCVPTAPGCGGGTAALCRGGSKGLWQRWLLPPAQVAGVHPSARSVGAWGHPQLHPLQAPQLLKKMPLRCPKCKKSFRSQSLLAIHVQSHVGECPFTCTDCDKSFSHRVSLTKHQCIHRGEKPFTCQTRGKSFSQKCYLILYQHTRRKRQ